In the Pirellulaceae bacterium genome, one interval contains:
- a CDS encoding arylsulfatase — protein sequence MGNRKPAIVIANVLHSSKLIYDRSIRRFFLLAGFSYIVFQSGIAIQAEETFDRTRIPIADARPNAITEIDPSKARMPKSAQLSAPASAPNVVVIILDDLGFGGPSAFGGPIRMPALDRLAKGGLRYTRFHTCALCAPTRVALKQGRNHHVVNMGSIPEIATGFPGNTSRVPNDTAPLAEILRLNGYNTAAFGKWHATLGRETTTSGSQDRWPTRQGFEKFYGFIGAEENNFEPSLHDGVTNIDVPETDGYHVIDDMTREAIEWMHQQHSMTPDKPFFIYYASPGVHAPHHVTAEWIEKYKGEFDQGWDATRRATLAKQIEMGIVPPETQLATPADSIVRWENLTNDQKKMYARQAEAFAAFAEYSDFHAGRLIDAIDELGELDNTVVIYITGDNGTSSEGNQTGNWNWGHMLNGVPETTEEQLRYFDAWGGPDTYPHMSVGWAIAFDAPFAHTKQVAGDFGGTRNGTVIHWPAGIKSGNEIRTQFSHVIDVAPTILEAAMIPEPEYVNGIKQYPLQGNSLIYSFNDANAAEQHSQQYFEIVGNRGMYADG from the coding sequence ATGGGGAATCGAAAACCAGCGATAGTAATCGCAAACGTGTTACATTCATCGAAATTGATTTATGATCGCTCAATTCGAAGATTTTTTTTACTTGCCGGATTTTCCTACATCGTTTTCCAGTCGGGCATAGCAATTCAAGCAGAAGAAACCTTCGACCGCACGCGAATTCCAATCGCGGACGCTCGCCCCAATGCGATCACCGAAATCGATCCATCGAAGGCACGAATGCCCAAAAGTGCACAACTGTCAGCGCCCGCTAGTGCTCCTAATGTCGTCGTCATTATTTTAGATGACCTCGGCTTCGGCGGACCTTCTGCCTTTGGAGGCCCCATCCGCATGCCAGCCTTGGACCGATTGGCAAAAGGTGGGCTGCGGTATACTCGATTTCATACTTGTGCGCTTTGCGCACCGACTCGGGTTGCTCTAAAGCAGGGTCGCAATCATCACGTCGTGAACATGGGATCGATTCCGGAAATTGCCACCGGCTTTCCAGGCAATACTAGCCGAGTGCCTAACGACACAGCGCCGTTAGCTGAAATCCTGCGACTGAATGGCTACAACACGGCCGCCTTCGGAAAATGGCACGCAACCTTGGGACGGGAGACGACCACATCCGGATCCCAGGACCGCTGGCCAACGCGACAGGGATTCGAAAAATTCTATGGTTTCATTGGGGCTGAGGAAAACAATTTCGAGCCTTCGCTCCACGACGGTGTCACCAATATCGATGTGCCCGAAACCGACGGGTACCACGTAATCGATGACATGACCCGCGAGGCCATCGAATGGATGCACCAACAACATTCGATGACACCAGATAAACCATTCTTCATCTACTATGCATCGCCTGGCGTTCATGCACCCCACCATGTGACCGCCGAATGGATCGAAAAATACAAAGGAGAATTTGATCAGGGCTGGGATGCCACACGCCGAGCAACCCTCGCCAAACAGATCGAAATGGGCATCGTCCCGCCAGAGACCCAACTAGCAACCCCCGCCGACAGCATCGTACGTTGGGAAAATCTAACGAACGACCAGAAAAAGATGTATGCCCGGCAGGCAGAAGCATTTGCCGCATTTGCTGAGTACTCTGACTTTCACGCCGGACGTTTGATTGATGCAATCGATGAATTAGGTGAGCTGGACAACACAGTAGTGATCTACATTACGGGCGACAACGGCACAAGTTCCGAAGGAAACCAAACGGGAAATTGGAATTGGGGACATATGTTGAACGGCGTTCCTGAGACGACGGAAGAACAGTTGCGCTATTTCGACGCGTGGGGAGGCCCAGATACCTATCCACATATGTCAGTCGGTTGGGCGATCGCATTTGACGCTCCGTTTGCCCACACCAAGCAGGTGGCAGGCGATTTCGGCGGCACGCGAAACGGCACGGTGATCCATTGGCCAGCCGGTATTAAATCCGGAAACGAGATTCGGACTCAATTCAGCCACGTCATCGATGTCGCTCCCACAATTCTTGAAGCCGCGATGATTCCAGAACCTGAATATGTCAACGGAATCAAGCAATACCCTCTACAGGGAAACAGCCTGATCTATTCGTTCAATGATGCCAACGCTGCAGAACAGCACTCTCAACAATATTTTGAAATCGTTGGGAACCGAGGAATGTACGCTGACGGCTGA
- a CDS encoding polysaccharide pyruvyl transferase family protein — protein sequence MMVYVLDSSVEKQKFIEQLAQKRGLKVNAFKLDSKNAIYPPVTRWLRGFMDAEYVVTDSFHGILFAILFNKPFLTFGNPRRGMTRFDSILKKMQLLDRMVCEPWGFDPELVARDIDYSKVNAIRREEVAHSLDFLRNALANSHEPS from the coding sequence ATGATGGTTTACGTCTTGGATTCGTCGGTAGAAAAACAAAAATTCATCGAGCAACTCGCTCAGAAACGAGGCTTGAAGGTAAATGCCTTCAAGCTCGATTCAAAAAACGCAATCTACCCGCCAGTGACTCGGTGGCTGCGTGGTTTCATGGATGCAGAGTATGTGGTGACAGATTCTTTTCACGGTATTCTGTTCGCGATCCTGTTTAACAAGCCTTTTTTGACGTTTGGGAACCCCAGACGCGGCATGACGAGGTTTGATTCGATCTTAAAGAAGATGCAGTTGCTCGACAGGATGGTGTGTGAACCCTGGGGATTCGATCCCGAGCTCGTTGCTCGAGATATTGACTACTCAAAGGTCAATGCCATTCGCCGGGAAGAAGTCGCCCATTCGCTTGATTTCTTGAGGAACGCCTTGGCGAATTCTCATGAACCGTCGTAG
- a CDS encoding enolase C-terminal domain-like protein, whose translation MRFNSLTVNQLIELSAEGIRPPNRSSMHYNTASCEKDKKKYDKNTSCLLTGWNQPATFNWSSQSHAPIRIWTMLSHQQQPKMNQFTLCNRRQFVKSTAVSATGLGVAATVSSSAWTARVDDVDNLDVKINRVVRCEVKYERPRIVAGNRGYRLAGKYRTDRVLLVFGDNGKIGVGACRPAANAKLAHYLVGKKASDLLGNFASEVNQRVGTSALWDLAGKTLQKPVYELLGGKAPKGGIPIYDGMIYHEELLSRDKGSAYRNSGSQYGGMPSWKDIIKEAIDVSKQEDHNFVKVKIGRGALHLSRKAGNYQDLAVLELIREYAGHDFGIGVDANNGYSLEDTLWLINECGGLNIAFIEEMFPDDVSQYRVVREEIKKLGIKTLVADGEGWKNPREPLVKEMIESGTLDILQADMRRFEFEGILEEARMATQAGHGSMIAPHNFGNDLGFYMSVHAGCAIPNFYRAEHDAGKQLGDTLIKHGYKIVDGTCRDFDAPGLGIELNPKQLGNLNAQFDVKA comes from the coding sequence ATGCGATTCAATTCTCTCACCGTCAATCAGCTAATCGAATTATCTGCAGAGGGAATTCGACCACCGAACCGTTCGTCCATGCATTACAATACCGCCTCCTGCGAAAAGGACAAAAAGAAATATGACAAGAACACTTCCTGCCTTCTTACCGGTTGGAATCAACCTGCTACCTTCAACTGGTCTTCCCAGTCTCATGCTCCAATCAGGATCTGGACGATGCTCTCTCACCAACAGCAACCTAAAATGAATCAATTCACTTTGTGCAACCGCCGTCAGTTTGTTAAGTCAACGGCCGTTTCTGCCACCGGTTTGGGTGTGGCAGCCACCGTTTCCAGCTCAGCATGGACGGCAAGAGTCGATGATGTTGATAATTTAGATGTCAAAATCAATCGGGTTGTAAGATGTGAAGTCAAGTACGAGCGGCCCCGAATTGTTGCCGGAAACCGCGGGTACAGATTGGCGGGGAAGTATCGTACGGATCGAGTGCTTCTTGTATTTGGCGACAACGGAAAAATTGGGGTTGGGGCGTGCAGGCCCGCGGCAAACGCAAAACTTGCACATTATCTGGTAGGCAAGAAAGCCTCCGATTTACTTGGAAATTTTGCGAGTGAAGTGAACCAACGCGTTGGCACTTCTGCCCTCTGGGACTTGGCAGGTAAAACCTTACAAAAACCGGTTTATGAGTTGCTGGGCGGCAAAGCGCCGAAGGGCGGCATCCCAATCTACGATGGCATGATCTACCACGAAGAACTATTGTCTCGCGACAAAGGATCGGCTTATCGTAATTCAGGTTCTCAGTACGGTGGAATGCCAAGTTGGAAAGACATTATCAAAGAAGCCATCGATGTTTCCAAACAGGAAGATCATAACTTCGTCAAAGTTAAGATTGGGCGGGGAGCACTCCATTTGAGCCGCAAAGCGGGTAACTATCAGGACCTCGCGGTGCTTGAATTAATTCGTGAATATGCCGGGCACGATTTTGGCATCGGCGTTGATGCTAACAATGGTTACTCGCTCGAAGATACACTTTGGCTAATCAACGAATGCGGCGGCCTGAATATCGCCTTTATTGAAGAGATGTTTCCCGACGACGTTAGTCAGTACCGCGTGGTTCGTGAAGAAATCAAAAAACTGGGAATCAAGACTTTGGTCGCTGACGGCGAAGGCTGGAAAAATCCGCGTGAGCCGCTAGTCAAGGAAATGATTGAATCGGGAACCCTGGATATCCTGCAAGCTGACATGCGCAGATTCGAATTCGAGGGAATTCTCGAAGAGGCTCGGATGGCGACCCAAGCGGGACATGGTTCGATGATCGCACCGCACAACTTCGGCAACGACTTGGGGTTCTACATGTCGGTTCATGCCGGCTGTGCCATCCCCAACTTTTACCGGGCTGAACATGATGCAGGCAAACAGCTAGGCGATACATTGATCAAGCATGGTTACAAAATCGTCGACGGAACCTGCCGGGACTTTGATGCGCCGGGATTGGGCATCGAGCTAAATCCCAAACAACTGGGCAATCTGAATGCTCAATTCGATGTGAAAGCCTAA